In Deltaproteobacteria bacterium, the genomic stretch ATGCAGCTCCTTGAGTTGCATCACTTCTTCGTAGTTTTTCCCCGTCTGCCGCAGACGAGCGGGAATCCCTTCGTGCGCTAACCACCAGACTTCAAGTTCTTGTCCGTCAACTTGGCCCACGTAGCGGTACGCTCGACGGCCAAGGACTTCGATTTCTTCTCCCCCTTTCAGTTCGAAGCCAATCAAGGCGGGGTCGATCAAACTCGCGATTTTCCGCCACTCTGGAGCCTCTCCCAACGAACGCAACGCGCCGGAGGTATACTCGATCACTCGCTTGGCGTCGCGGAAGATGCGCTGGTAGCTCACCTGTTCTTTCGGGCTCAGTTCCCAGATTTGTCCGGCTTCTCCGGTCGTTGATCGAGTTTCTATGCGCGCGGGTTCGCGCCAGAAATACCATCCGCGCGCCTGTGGCTGCACAGTCTTTTCCGCAAGCGTGATACGCGACTCGAAATGGCAGGCAATAGCCGGAAGAGCCGAGGAATCGATAACAAGTTTTTCATCCGCAGCTTCCACTGAGAAGCCAGCCTTGAGTAGCGCTACACACAAGAAGAATCCAATCAAAATTCGTTTTGCCATTTGCTTTTTTCTTTTTACGACCGCACGAGCGACGGACTGCCGTCGCTCGTGGATATATATGGAGAAAGAGATCCCGCGAACCGCCGGAACTCTACTCCTTGATCAGTTTCAGGGCATCGTTCATGACATGGTAGATAACGTTCTGTTCCATCACGCCGTGGAATAAGTGGGAATTCGGGCCGGTGGCGTAGATAGCCACGTCTTCCCCGGCGTGCGTCTCGGCGCCGAGCGGAACCGTGGACTCTTGCAGATAGTTCAGGGCGGCAGTGTCCACTGCAGTCAAATCGGGACGCACGGCGCTGGTCGTATAGGACGTGGGATTGTGGGGAAATGTCTTTGGTCCTGCCGCCTGAGCGTTCGAGGTCCCAGTGTATCCAGGACCGTTGGCATAGCTGAGAGTGGTGTACGGCAAGTTGAAAAGATCCTTGGCATAATCAGGGGCAATCTTATCAGGTTCGACGACTTTTCCCAAAATCGGGTTGCCGCGCTTGGGGTAACCGGCGATGGTGAACACATGACTGTGATCGGCCGAAACAACGATCAACGTCTTCTTTGGATCGGTTTTGTCCACCGCCGTCTTGATGGCTTTCGCAAACTCGATGGTATCCGAGAGCGCACGTGAGGCGTTGCTGGCGTGATGGGCATGATCAATGCGGCCGCTTTCCACCATCAGGAAGAAGCCTTTTTTCTTGTTTTTCGCCAAAATGTCGATCGCTTTGCCGGTCATGTCCGAGAGCGACGGCTCGCCACCCGTGTCCAGAGCGCGGTCGGCTTCGTACTCCATGTGCGAACGCTCGAAGAGGCCGAGGAAGTGGTCGGTCGTGGCGGGGTCAACGAGATTGAATTGAGTCGTGTTCCACGCATAGGCGGAATTTGCCTTTCCCAGCCACTCGTTGACGAGATTACGACCGTCGAGCCGGCTACCTTTTCTCCCAGCATCTTCGGGATCGTCGGTCGTGTCCGGCAGGAAGTTGCTGCGCCCGCCGCCAAGGGCGACTTCCAACCCATCGCCATGACTGAACTCGACTAACTGACGAGCGATATCGGGAAAATTCGCCGCCTTCGCCGCCGCAGAGAGGTTGGCATCGCTCTCCCAGTCACGTTCTACCGTGTGCGCGTAGCACGCGGCCGGGGTGGCGTGGGTTATTCTGGCGGTGCTGACCACACCGGTCGATTTTCCCGCGTCTTCTGCCAGCTCAAGGATGGTGGTCAGCTCGTTGCCTGCCGCCGTGGTGTGATCTCCACGCACCGCGTACTGATTGACGGCAAGAATGCCATCGTTGGTTTTCACGCCAGTCACCATAGCAGTCATGGTTGGGGCGGAATCTGGAGTTTGTTGATTTACGCTGTAGACTTTCGAGAGCGCCACATACGGAAACTTCTCGAAACTTAAGAGATTCTCCTCACCGTTTTCGCCCCGTAATTGGCCTTCGAGGATACGGGCCGCAGTCACGGTGGAGACCCCCATCCCATCGCCAATAAACAAAATTACGTTCTTGGCGCTGGCGGCAGGTTTCTTCAGCTTCTCGGCGCTCTTGACGGCTTGTTTTCCCGCCTCGTACCATTCCTCGGGGGTAGTCGGTCCTACGGCAGGAACGACAGACGGAAGACTAAGGGTGAAGCTCACGGCCAAAGCCATGGCCTTTTGCAAACGCGGCATAACTCCTCCTGTGTAGACATCGGCAGCAATGGTATTGCTGGTGAGAGGTTGATGAGAGGTGGCTCTTGCGCGAGAGCCGGTGCATGCACCACCTCTTTATGCAGAAAAGATGTTGCATCCTTATTAAGAAGCCATGATAGTTCTGTAAAAACTCTGAAGAGAGCCGCTGCCACAAAAAAGGCGGCGGAAAAAGACGATGAAGGGAGCGCGTAAGATCGCGCTCCGCTTCGCGGAGAGGCAAGGGTTAGTTGAGGCGGGAGATACGACCTTCGATCGCAGCGGAGAAGGGTTGCGCGAGGCTCTCGATGTAGTCGATCAAGGCGTCGAGATCGACAGGACCGCCAATCTGGTTGGTCCCTTGGGTGAAGACGGTGAAGTTATCGCCGCCCGCAGCGATGAAGTTGTTGGCCGTGACCGAGTAGACCGCACTCCTGTCGATGGCCACACCACCTTTCCGCACCTCAACAATACGGGCGTTTGCCGGGAGGCTGTTATCCCACGTGTAAGTCAAGCCAGAGATTTGTAGGATACGCGGAAAAGGCTGGGGCGCTGCCCACTGTTGATTCAGCACGTCGTAAATTTGCTGGCCGGTCATATTCAACTTCACCAACGTATTGCCAAAAGGCTGGATGGTGAACAATTCTCCCCACGTCACCTCGCCCGCCAACAGATCCGCCCGGATGCCGCCGGGATTCATGAACGCGAAGTCGGTGCCGGTCGCAGCCCGTTGCGCGTCGGCAATGAAGTTGCCCAGGGCGGATTCGCCAGCGGAGTTTTGGTCATCGAGGATATCTACAGCAGCCGTGCCAACAACGCGGTTTACTAAAGGCGCCACCGTTGCCTCGGCAGCGGCGGTCAGCGCGGAAGCGTCAGCGTCGGGCGTCGTTCCCGGCGCCACGTCGGCGAAGGTGGTAATGACGGAAGCCGTCTTACTAATGACATCCCCGGTGGCGCGATCGAGTTCGAGGTCAATGTCGCCGTAGGCAGTACTCGCGGAGAAAGCTTGAGTGACGAGGATTATCTTCCCGTTCTGGTTGGGTAACAACGCGTTCGTAAACGAGTGTGCGTGTCCGGACACCACCACGTCGATTTCGTCGTCAAGCCGATTCACGATATCCAGGATGTCCGGCCCGGTGACCGCCGTTCTGGTGGGATCGGTGGCACCACCATAGGTCGTCTGGCGGCCGCCTTGATGAATCAGCACGATAATCGCGTGGACACCCTTCCGTTTCAGTTCGGGCACATAACTGTTGATAGTGTCCGCTTCATCGAGGAACCGCAGCCCAGCCACCCCCGTGGGCGTGACAATGGTCGGGGTTTGTTCCAAGACGGCACCGATAAAGGCGATGGGAATGCCTTTGACCTTTTTGATCGCATAAGGAGGCAGGATCGGCTTGCCGGTCTTGGCGCTGACGACGTTCGCGGACACGTAGGCAGCGCGCGTCCCACGGTAAACTCGCTCCAGAAATGGACCGTTAGGATGATTACCGC encodes the following:
- a CDS encoding alkaline phosphatase; this encodes MPRLQKAMALAVSFTLSLPSVVPAVGPTTPEEWYEAGKQAVKSAEKLKKPAASAKNVILFIGDGMGVSTVTAARILEGQLRGENGEENLLSFEKFPYVALSKVYSVNQQTPDSAPTMTAMVTGVKTNDGILAVNQYAVRGDHTTAAGNELTTILELAEDAGKSTGVVSTARITHATPAACYAHTVERDWESDANLSAAAKAANFPDIARQLVEFSHGDGLEVALGGGRSNFLPDTTDDPEDAGRKGSRLDGRNLVNEWLGKANSAYAWNTTQFNLVDPATTDHFLGLFERSHMEYEADRALDTGGEPSLSDMTGKAIDILAKNKKKGFFLMVESGRIDHAHHASNASRALSDTIEFAKAIKTAVDKTDPKKTLIVVSADHSHVFTIAGYPKRGNPILGKVVEPDKIAPDYAKDLFNLPYTTLSYANGPGYTGTSNAQAAGPKTFPHNPTSYTTSAVRPDLTAVDTAALNYLQESTVPLGAETHAGEDVAIYATGPNSHLFHGVMEQNVIYHVMNDALKLIKE
- a CDS encoding bifunctional metallophosphatase/5'-nucleotidase translates to MRKNLSFIIYATALAWLAAGFWATPTAQAQDVCTIGHEHDEEAEERLETRELAAQPVHWSAAQTVTAVRPGDGPVSVQLLAINDFHGQLSAGRLVAGRPVGSAGVLKAYIDAAQAGQEDHTFIVHAGDHVGASPAASALLQDEPSISFLNLFANRYCNIGRLYPRCNVIGTLGNHEFDEGKKEMLRLIRGGNHPNGPFLERVYRGTRAAYVSANVVSAKTGKPILPPYAIKKVKGIPIAFIGAVLEQTPTIVTPTGVAGLRFLDEADTINSYVPELKRKGVHAIIVLIHQGGRQTTYGGATDPTRTAVTGPDILDIVNRLDDEIDVVVSGHAHSFTNALLPNQNGKIILVTQAFSASTAYGDIDLELDRATGDVISKTASVITTFADVAPGTTPDADASALTAAAEATVAPLVNRVVGTAAVDILDDQNSAGESALGNFIADAQRAATGTDFAFMNPGGIRADLLAGEVTWGELFTIQPFGNTLVKLNMTGQQIYDVLNQQWAAPQPFPRILQISGLTYTWDNSLPANARIVEVRKGGVAIDRSAVYSVTANNFIAAGGDNFTVFTQGTNQIGGPVDLDALIDYIESLAQPFSAAIEGRISRLN